The Streptococcus suis DNA window ACCGCCTTTAAGCAGTCAAGCTGTTTTAGTTTGAGGTCAGCAGTACTTGTTCAACCACTTCTAATACTCCTGATTGATTATTTGATGGAGCAACAAACTTTGCTGCTCTAATCACTTCCTCTGGACTTCCTTCCATCGCATAGGAATATGTAGCATATTCGAGCATTTCTAAATCGTTACCACTATCACCAAATACCATTATTTCACTTGGAGAAATCTCCCATCGACGGGCAAGAAAGTCTAAAGCGATCCCCTTATTCACTCCAGGAGGAATAATATCAATAAAACCAAATCCACTTGACACAGCACGTGCTTGTCCGTGACTAGCCTGATTCAGTTCCTCCAATAATGCTGAAACTGTCTCTTTAGGTAGATTAAGAGTAATCAGCGTAATCTCATCATCTGGTAACTGCAAGAGGCTTTCCACCTCCTCACAGACAAAATTATGACCTTGAATTAATTGTTTAAAATCATCCTTCAGATCTTTTGCATAATAAAGTGCTTTAAAACCACTAACGGAACAAGATTTAAGTAAATCTTGTTGATGTAATATTTCCAATACTCGCTCAACAACAGGCTTCTCAAAATGTGCATCAAAAATTCTAACACCATTTTCCACAATAACGGCACCCACTTCAGAAACAATGGTCATATGATTTGCCTCTTCCGTAAAAAAGGAACGAATCTGTTGGTATTGGTTTCCAGAAATGGCCGCTACTCTAATCCCCTGTTCTTGTAGTTGTTTAAATATTCTCTTGAATCTTGAACGATCATAATCGTTTTGTGAGTTTAGAAAAGTTCCATCCATATCAAAAGCAACTAAGCGAATCATATTATTCTTCCTTTCCAATATAATTTTCTATTACACGAAAAACACCAGCTTGACTATGGTGGGGAGCCAAGTATTTTGCAACAGCTTTAACCTTGTCAGTCGCATTTTCCATAGCATAGGAGTACCCTACGTAGGACAATAATTCGATATCATTGTCTGAATCACCAAATGCCATCACGTGTTCAGGGTCAATCCCTAAACTGTTCAAAACCTGCTCCAAGCCCCAAGCCTTATGAATACCATGTGGTAAAATATCAATTGAGCCATAACCGCTTGTTACTGCAACTAATCGACCTTGAAAAGCCTGATTAAACCTCTCAGTTAGTTGATCTACGCGATTTTCAGGCACCCATAGACCCACCTTATAAATCGGATCAGTGGTGGGATAAGTACTGAGATTTTCTAAGTATTTCACTCGATTTTGGAAAGCAGCCATTTGTGCAGGCTCGATTGGTAAATCAGTTCCTGCAAAAGGCATATTTGAACCATCCTGCATATAAATATTTTCTTCATTTGATAACATCAGACACACGTCAGCCCATTGTCCACTGAAAAAATCTAAAATAGCCTTCGTTTCCTCTTTCAGAATAGCACGACGGATAAGTGTTTTACCATTCTGATAAACATGAGCCCCATTATCTGCTACAAAGATTAGTCGGTCTTCAAATCCTTTACAAAGTTGCAGTAATCTACCCATTCCATTGCCGCTGGCGATCACAAAAGGAATATTTTTTTGATTTAACTGATTCAAAATGATAGAAAAACGTTCTTTATCAAAACTTCCCTGACCATCTAAAAATGTTCCATCCATATCTGTTGCGA harbors:
- a CDS encoding HAD family hydrolase, which encodes MIKLIATDMDGTFLDGQGSFDKERFSIILNQLNQKNIPFVIASGNGMGRLLQLCKGFEDRLIFVADNGAHVYQNGKTLIRRAILKEETKAILDFFSGQWADVCLMLSNEENIYMQDGSNMPFAGTDLPIEPAQMAAFQNRVKYLENLSTYPTTDPIYKVGLWVPENRVDQLTERFNQAFQGRLVAVTSGYGSIDILPHGIHKAWGLEQVLNSLGIDPEHVMAFGDSDNDIELLSYVGYSYAMENATDKVKAVAKYLAPHHSQAGVFRVIENYIGKEE
- a CDS encoding HAD family hydrolase; the protein is MIRLVAFDMDGTFLNSQNDYDRSRFKRIFKQLQEQGIRVAAISGNQYQQIRSFFTEEANHMTIVSEVGAVIVENGVRIFDAHFEKPVVERVLEILHQQDLLKSCSVSGFKALYYAKDLKDDFKQLIQGHNFVCEEVESLLQLPDDEITLITLNLPKETVSALLEELNQASHGQARAVSSGFGFIDIIPPGVNKGIALDFLARRWEISPSEIMVFGDSGNDLEMLEYATYSYAMEGSPEEVIRAAKFVAPSNNQSGVLEVVEQVLLTSN